Proteins encoded together in one Impatiens glandulifera chromosome 1, dImpGla2.1, whole genome shotgun sequence window:
- the LOC124942778 gene encoding uncharacterized protein LOC124942778: MILELEQTDQESLECQKEGSTLKSYDCDEDNKEEEKTKEDVASFVTVDINRDREDNNEIKTEEVNVDQGQIGNNVDQGQIGNMDDTKHDQKKFVVSLNPNSNGKFVCRICLIDSKRAQLRDFVMLGCGCKKDLGYSHRKCAKTLFNQKDNRICKICGMTAKNIRINPPEKAEYMKLVNWSHLSLENRLEFAHKQYAPNPWTENCTFCKRHACIFRILISLFGILLLHLFLKR; encoded by the exons ATGATACTAGAATTGGAGCAAACGGATCAAGAATCTCTTGAGTGCCAAAAGGAGGGGAGCACTTTGAAGAGCTATGACTGTGACGAAGacaataaagaagaagaaaagaccAAAGAAGATGTGGCTAGTTTTGTCACCGTCGACATAAACCGAGATCGTGAGGACAATAATGAGATTAAAACCGAGGAAGTCAATGTTGATCAAGGACAAATTGGGAATAATGTTGATCAAGGACAAATTGGGAATATGGATGATACAAAACATGATCAAAAGAAGTTTGTTGTTAGTCTGAATCCAAATTCGAATGGTAAATTTGTTTGCAGGATCTGTCTTATTGATTCCAAAAGGGCGCAGTTAAGAGATTTTGTAATGCTTGGTTGCGGATGCAAAAAGGATCTTGGCTATTCTCATAGAAAATGTGCCAAGACTTTGTTTAATCAGAAAGACAacag GATTTGTAAGATATGTGGGATGACGGCGAAAAACATAAGAATTAATCCTCCGGAAAAGGCTGAATATATGAAACTGGTTAATTGGAGTCATTTGAGTTTAGAAAATAGACTTGAATTTGCTCATAAGCAATATGCCCCTAACCCGTGGACAGAGAATTGCACTTTTTGTAAGCGCCATGCATGTATCTTCAGGATCCTAATAAGTTTATTTGGTATATTacttcttcatctttttctgAAAAGAtaa
- the LOC124942595 gene encoding pentatricopeptide repeat-containing protein At3g04130, mitochondrial-like, protein MTKSLPTNSVDEIFKSLSHDQTCKSLPISDHVMDTILYRYRDDWKSALGIFKLVRSLPHYKPSQKLHDIMIDILGKAKSFDSMKELLEEMRQDNNVTLHTIAKVMRRLSGAGKWEDAVKVFDELTTFGLEKNTESMNLLLDLNISMIMIFCHNKLEEKALEVLGELEDSASCRPDAQSFYPFIKLCLRNRKLDLLRILLDKMVNKHLIRFNLATYKLLIHGLCRADECEWAYQLFEEMISKDIMPSQLTFQLLLDDAAERIEVFMKQK, encoded by the coding sequence ATGACAAAATCTCTTCCAACAAATAGTgttgatgaaatatttaaatccCTCAGCCACGATCAAACTTGCAAATCACTCCCAATATCTGATCATGTTATGGATACTATACTTTATAGATACAGAGATGATTGGAAGTCTGCATTAGGCATTTTTAAATTGGTGAGGTCTCTTCCACATTACAAACCTTCCCAGAAACTGCATGATATTATGATTGATATATTAGGTAAAGCAAAATCATTCGATAGTATGAAGGAACTATTAGAGGAAATGCGTCAAGACAACAATGTCACCCTACACACGATAGCTAAGGTTATGAGAAGGTTGTCCGGTGCAGGAAAGTGGGAAGATGCAGTCAAGGTGTTTGACGAATTGACAACTTTCGGATTGGAAAAGAATACAGAATCCATGAATCTATTGCTggatttaaatatttcaatgaTTATGATCTTTTGCCATAATAAACTCGAAGAGAAGGCTCTGGAAGTCCTCGGGGAATTGGAGGATTCGGCTTCATGTAGACCGGATGCTCAGTCGTTCTATCCATTCATAAAATTGTGCCTTAGAAATAGGAAGTTGGATTTGTTGAGGATTTTGTTGGATAAGATGGTTAACAAGCATCTTATCAGGTTTAACCTAGCGACGTATAAGCTTCTGATACACGGGCTTTGTAGGGCGGATGAGTGTGAATGGGCTTATCAACTGTTTGAGGAGATGATTAGCAAAGACATAATGCCTTCACAACTTACTTTCCAATTGCTTTTGGATGATGCAGCTGAGAGGATAGAAGTCTTCATGAAGCAAAAGTGA
- the LOC124942686 gene encoding leucine-rich repeat extensin-like protein 3 translates to MTFANVIMLYKHYFVGGLYPPHDSASLPPPPPPPPPDPPPPPPPDPPLPPPPPPPPPPPPPPPPPPPPPPPPPPPPPPPPPLPFLPVSLSSPPALPPSSSRPPPPVSPSSSPSPPLSPPPSPPCPRHLLRCHRRLRPCHLCLRLCHLRLPTLVVTSRNASSIVIFSSTTVAVGGVAIHC, encoded by the coding sequence atgacttTTGCCAATGTTATTATGCTGTACAAACATTATTTTGTAGGAGGACTATATCCACCCCATGACTCCGCATCTCTTCCTCCACCACCGCCACCACCGCCGCCTGATCCACCTCCACCACCGCCGCCTGATCCACCACTGCCACCTCCACCTCCGCCACCGCCACCTCCGCCACCTCCGCCACCTCCGCCACCGCCACCTCCGCCCCCTCCACCACCACCGCCACCACCTCCCCCTCCTTTGCCTTTTTTGCCAGTGTCATTGTCGTCTCCACCAGCTCTACCACCGTCATCATCACGGCCTCCTCCCCCGGTGTCACCGTCGTCTTCACCATCTCCTCCCTTGTCCCCGCCGCCATCTCCCCCGTGTCCCCGCCATCTCCTCCGGTGTCATCGTCGTCTCCGCCCGTGCCATCTTTGTCTCCGTCTGTGTCACCTTCGTCTCCCCACGCTTGTGGTCACCTCCCGAAACGCTAGTTCCATTGTCatcttctcctccaccaccgtCGCGGTGGGGGGAGTGGCGATACATTGTTGA